The following proteins are encoded in a genomic region of Cyclonatronum proteinivorum:
- a CDS encoding tetratricopeptide repeat protein, producing the protein MKVSVKLAVIAALLGSIMLACASDPNIESAKLNLRNADFQGVIASAEAALEENPENADAFYYKGAAWLEIAEEQPVDQRRDALQNARTNMLRADELFTEQEISSNESQTAIPLLVNRWRDEYSQGISGIDFEGENPPEVLQLAIQHVYNAHTVMPDSTMNLDALSELYFMSNDVDNAAKYMREAIDQAAEPDLSRYQRLTYFFMLQENNEGTLEILEVAAEVFPDEIFFVQEQANIFFRMGETEQAMAVLEDLIARDESNAQYRLVFGSQIYQEYLNLTQDVAAMYDELFDLNQEFRELARQSNPSAAAVRDVESRIDAVQDQIRAMDERRFAIADRAEEQLMIAFELEPNEPNTTYTLGAINENRGLALVDQINNLFDDDMDFSEMEQQAMDFFRASLPFYEKTAELEPEETDNWMKLFQLYTRLGMQEEAERAAERAGF; encoded by the coding sequence ATGAAAGTTTCTGTGAAATTAGCGGTCATTGCCGCGCTTTTGGGCTCAATAATGCTGGCCTGTGCGAGTGACCCGAACATTGAATCTGCGAAACTCAACCTTCGCAATGCTGACTTCCAGGGCGTTATCGCCTCAGCGGAAGCGGCACTGGAAGAAAATCCGGAAAATGCCGACGCCTTTTACTACAAGGGCGCTGCATGGCTGGAGATCGCTGAAGAGCAGCCCGTTGATCAGCGCCGTGACGCCCTGCAGAATGCACGTACCAACATGCTTCGCGCAGATGAACTCTTTACCGAGCAGGAAATCAGCTCAAATGAATCTCAAACCGCTATTCCCTTGCTGGTAAACCGCTGGAGAGACGAGTACTCACAGGGTATCAGCGGCATTGATTTCGAAGGCGAAAACCCGCCGGAAGTGCTTCAGCTCGCCATTCAGCACGTGTACAACGCGCACACAGTCATGCCTGACAGCACCATGAACCTCGACGCGCTTTCCGAGCTTTATTTCATGTCAAATGATGTGGACAATGCTGCCAAATACATGCGCGAAGCCATCGATCAGGCGGCCGAGCCCGACCTCAGCCGCTATCAGCGCCTCACCTACTTCTTCATGCTTCAGGAAAACAACGAAGGCACCCTGGAAATCCTCGAAGTTGCCGCTGAAGTATTCCCGGATGAAATCTTCTTTGTCCAGGAGCAGGCCAACATCTTCTTCCGCATGGGTGAAACAGAGCAGGCAATGGCTGTTCTCGAAGACCTTATCGCGCGTGATGAATCCAATGCGCAGTACCGTCTTGTTTTCGGTTCCCAGATTTATCAGGAATACCTCAACCTCACGCAAGATGTCGCCGCCATGTATGATGAGTTATTCGATCTCAATCAGGAGTTCCGTGAGCTTGCCCGTCAGAGCAACCCCAGCGCAGCCGCAGTACGCGATGTAGAGAGCCGCATCGACGCTGTTCAGGATCAGATCCGTGCGATGGATGAACGCCGCTTTGCAATTGCAGACCGCGCAGAAGAGCAGCTCATGATTGCCTTTGAGCTCGAACCCAACGAGCCTAACACCACCTACACGCTGGGAGCCATCAACGAAAACCGCGGACTCGCACTCGTCGATCAGATCAACAACCTCTTCGATGACGACATGGACTTCAGCGAAATGGAGCAGCAGGCCATGGATTTCTTCCGTGCTTCCCTGCCGTTCTACGAAAAAACAGCTGAGCTTGAGCCGGAAGAAACCGACAACTGGATGAAACTCTTCCAGCTCTACACCCGCCTCGGAATGCAGGAAGAAGCCGAAAGAGCCGCTGAACGCGCTGGCTTCTGA